The following are encoded together in the Uranotaenia lowii strain MFRU-FL unplaced genomic scaffold, ASM2978415v1 HiC_scaffold_307, whole genome shotgun sequence genome:
- the LOC129759903 gene encoding eukaryotic translation initiation factor 4 gamma 1-like isoform X5, whose translation MQSGGGPLQPGPSVMRGLQSGTPANVQQQQPDLQKMQSQPPLMNQQPYQPQQNIFRGAGANQSTRPTRPPIVPYHAPIYATPMYQQMPHRMPGQWNYGSIPGMYIPHQYYLQSTPIISGQHQQNRRNPAGDNNLVNIPQVQLGQPPPNQQSSPMQVSHEQMLVMSQLHQSLPQQTPQQLGNSGQNPMDQHQVNPGQVNVGGPQQPPPHPMMPQIQLAHHLATGGGGVPAPKSNTRTKKRAHALPVIHPDTQENVLEDLYDKESSPPATSTSTPPSSGPPPGGSTSGAVVASGASAISTATVTSGAPPPVPSAYSNLPPNVTQVPLNPAVDSDYDNYAPHPHQATPELAGPAGIGMMHHPPPPHLHHPPPQTNHPPPHVHPGHPGAHSAPIPGQPGQIIMTHPPDMGRGGPPSVNAPQPHEIVYGGPGGAIKIMNPPPHLPQHHPGLMQPNEMTASGTPVVSAIADGPSVEIKPYQQKKKKPPTEVQPSPQQQHLHQQQPQQHHASEVHQPKSLPVNNSQQQHLHHHPQQLQQLPPQQHQQQQQPQHNVSVLNESLYTGGGSAERYRTISEKSIAESTLSTDAEPFIYTGPSSVVSSQNVPVAVHNVVVEEVTNTLVQQQQHQQQPLLTEVPVSFVSLPETTVPPPQLATNVPAAIEVREKSLPLSTSTTTTTTASSSSSSSKALDSLVAEVEKLSVEDNESQQQRQHQGSNQTTAGHSSNKKKPNKKRLEETISNSNAATASETSNTSGNMSSSGKAPAPASVVVVEQTQPAAPVAAVDETDRSVVMEQQYPTAQLISNLVEQKPTSKLDNDNIINNNVDCTSTTIITDNSTENSSKASSPMENATRDSNSSNSISRQQSLDSSRQHTPAPTKLDAENNVQQQPEFDDNKNVVGVAATTETTTVSAQQHPKKQSTPDTVTQPKDSNTEPKPAAPVIKKSRSITLIEYDPDQWSPDNPKGKKKYSREQLLQLKNAPPAREKPVMSTGLENLLIRSDHGGSNYSMGGGGGGGYGKNNFAEISILPGFMKDRMVTGGGNMGPMRQPYPAKRPSQHGNSGQPQPNKQSQQNMSKTGSKIIRLQLDEEVKLKECANAWRPRHLQSNDNQDNEESKTQDLFKKFRSVLNKLTPENFDKLVQQVKTFVVDTDERLNGCIKLIFEKSISEPNFSEAYAKMCKEIGNIALLENNESSKQHNNFKGRLVIQCQHEFERRRNEQASAVRDSRAKLEANKGMDKAEFEELKAQLEEKELKVRRRAVGTVRFIGELFKHSQLTPNIMHTCISVLIEDKDYDEETLECLCKLLTTIGQKMEKEHGQDLGKYFAKMGEIVKYRDQYKISSRIRFMIQDVIDLRLKSWQPRRQDLNPKTMNQIVKEQETEQMQINMNYIASRSSKEGGGGYPGDMGGRGSRSGNMQGGARMSGPGGYNQGSLGRGGNQSSMKSGRKQTDDDGFQQISNNRNNRSVPIDLKKINFPPVVSNIDFGKLGAAANYQGWNKNNSNIFAALNSEDSNQGSMLDRDGDRDRIRGGDRRDRDRDRDRDRDRRDRDRDRDRDRSGSHNKNSGGKDSYHHKGSMERDRYNRYGSSNSQNDDPMSSRSSREGSMRPMSGQHSNSQIHDRDRERDRNMDRMSSSQQGGRSSQQRHIPQSAPTSGYSSASGGMGPPSSGFGGPPSALSKSGSGQLYQQQHMPQFAIPKDVARRNFLQPDKPTEDILHKFSTSVNIEMHESEFEASVDLLKPVSPDYYHAAISTLFFDNVDRKNETREKVVQVIAYMFEHKVITKYDYLHALEELFKLANDFIIDMPQLYKYMSTFYVLLLHNKQISLQDIHSVAEPVFSYKHGDMLLPELLHSYDAQYGKDATVMLWCESSMSFTSFIRKERVEECLNECRVGYLLDSGRKALDMDTVAKQIKYFLKSETKFGDIFSWISQYVGQEKQTSNEFIRMLCKVVLEHCIDSTKKLNLKECRKWLQILQKYIDSKPERELQAMYAIQRLVVELEHPQNLLRSILDLLYENDVIMEGIILWKDSEDPHEAAGKGVCLKGINTFITQYMENLSEEDN comes from the exons ATGCAAAGTGGCGGAGGACCGTTGCAACCGGGTCCGTCCGTAATGCGTGGACTACAATCGGGAACCCCGGCCAACGTCCAGCAGCAGCAACCCGATTTGCAGAAGATGCAGTCCCAACCGCCGTTGATGAACCAGCAGCCCTATCAGCCGCAACAAAATATTTTCCGCGGGGCTGGAGCCAATCAATCAACGCGACCAACAAGGCCACCGATTGTGCCGTACCATGCACCGATCTATGCCACTCCGATGTATCAGCAGATGCCCCATCGGATGCCCGGTCAATGGAACTATGGTTCGATCCCCGGAATGTACATTCCGCACCAATACTACCTTCAGTCGACGCCGATCATCTCCGGCCAGCATCAGCAGAATCGCCGGAATCCTGCCGGTGACAACAATCTAGTTAAC ATACCACAAGTTCAACTTGGCCAGCCACCACCAAACCAGCAGTCGTCTCCTATGCAGGTTTCTCATGAGCAGATGTTGGTCATGTCGCAACTTCATCAGTCACTACCACAACAGACACCACAGCAGCTAGGCAATAGTGGCCAGAATCCAATGGATCAACATCAGGTCAATCCAGGACAGGTCAACGTTGGAGGTCCTCAGCAACCGCCTCCGCATCCGATGATGCCACAAATTCAGCTGGCGCATCATTTGGCAACTGGTGGCGGAGGCGTTCCGGCCCCCAAATCAAACACTAGAACCAAGAAACGGGCCCATGCACTACCCGTGATCCATCCAGACACTCAGGAAAATGTACTGGAAGATCTATATGACAAAGAATCTTCGCCACCGGCTACGTCGACTTCGACTCCACCGAGTTCCGGCCCACCACCTGGTGGATCAACCAGTGGAGCAGTTGTGGCATCGGGAGCCTCAGCGATATCAACAGCAACGGTGACATCCGGAGCTCCTCCTCCGGTTCCTTCAGCGTATAGCAACCTTCCCCCTAATGTAACCCAGGTTCCACTAAATCCAGCTGTTGATTCCGACTATGATAATTACGCACCTCATCCTCACCAGGCAACTCCGGAACTGGCAGGACCTGCAGGTATTGGAATGATGCATCATCCGCCGCCACCACATCTGCATCATCCACCACCACAAACTAATCATCCGCCACCCCATGTTCATCCCGGACATCCAGGTGCCCATTCCGCACCCATTCCTGGTCAGCCCGGTCAAATAATCATGACCCATCCTCCAGACATGGGTCGTGGAGGTCCTCCATCGGTCAACGCGCCGCAGCCCCATGAAATCGTGTACGGAGGTCCCGGAGGTGCGATCAAAATAATGAACCCACCTCCGCATTTACCACAACACCATCCGGGTTTGATGCAGCCGAATGAAATGACTGCATCCGGAACGCCCGTCGTATCTGCCATCGCAGATGGACCATCAGTGGAGATAAAACCTTACcagcagaaaaagaaaaagccTCCGACAGAGGTGCAGCCTTCTCCACAACAACAGCACCTGCATCAGCAACAGCCACAACAGCATCATGCATCGGAAGTGCATCAGCCCAAATCTCTTCCAGTTAACAATTCACAACAGCAACATCTGCACCATCATCCCCAGCAACTTCAACAGTTGCCACCACAgcaacatcagcagcagcagcagccgcagCACAATGTGTCTGTTTTGAACGAATCTTTGTACACAGGAGGTGGTTCGGCGGAACGATACCGTACTATTTCAGAGAAATCAATCGCCGAATCCACTTTATCGACGGATGCAGAACCATTTATTTACACGGGTCCCAGCAGCGTCGTTTCCAGTCAAAATGTCCCAGTAGCGGTGCATAATGTAGTAGTGGAAGAGGTGACAAATACACTAGTTCAGCAAcaacagcatcagcagcagccaCTTCTCACGGAGGTACCGGTATCGTTTGTTTCGCTACCGGAAACGACTGTTCCACCTCCTCAATTAGCTACCAATGTTCCCGCCGCCATCGAAGTTCGTGAAAAGTCGCTTCCTCTTTCGACGTCGACGACTACGACGACGACAGCAAGCAGTAGCAGTAGTAGCAGCAAAGCCCTCGATTCATTAGTGGCAGAGGTAGAGAAGCTTAGCGTAGAAGATAACGAAAGCCAGCAGCAGCGGCAACATCAAGGTTCCAACCAAACAACTGCCGGTCACAGCAGCAACAAAAAGAAACCCAATAAAAAACGACTAGAAGAGACGATAAGTAACAGTAATGCCGCCACTGCTAGTGAGACTAGCAACACCAGCGGCAACATGAGTAGCAGTGGCAAAGCTCCTGCCCCAGCATCTGTAGTAGTAGTAGAACAGACACAGCCAGCGGCTCCGGTTGCGGCAGTTGATGAAACGGATAGATCTGTTGTTATGGAACAGCAGTACCCGACAGCGCAGTTAATTAGTAATTTAGTGGAACAGAAACCTACTAGTAAGTTAGATAATGATAATATAATTAATAATAATGTGGATTGCACCAGTACTACGATAATTACCGATAATTCGACAGAAAACAGCAGTAAAGCATCATCGCCGATGGAAAACGCCACCAGAGATAgtaacagcagcaacagcatcaGCAGACAGCAATCGCTCGATTCCTCAAGACAGCATACTCCAGCCCCGACGAAGCTGGACGCAGAAAACAACGTTCAGCAACAGCCCGAATTCGACGACAACAAAAACGTAGTTGGTGTTGCAGCAACAACAGAAACCACTACTGTTAGTGCTCAACAACATCCCAAAAAGCAAAGCACACCAGATACGGTCACACAGCCCAAAGATTCGAACACAGAGCCCAAACCAGCAGCACCGGTAATTAAAAAATCCCGTTCAATCACACTTATCGAGTACGATCCAGACCAGTGGAGCCCAGACAATCCGAAAGGCAAGAAAAAGTACTCTCGTGAGCAGCTGTTACAGCTTAAGAACGCTCCCCCAGCCCGTGAGAAACCGGTAATGTCGACCGGTCTCGAAAACTTACTTATTCGATCTGACCATGGAGGAAGTAACTATTCTATGGGCGGTGGAGGAGGCGGTGGTTATGGAAAGAACAATTTTGCCGAAATTTCGATACTGCCAGGATTTATGAAGGATCGAATGGTCACTGGTGGTGGTAATATGGGGCCAATGAGACAACCATACCCAGCCAAACGGCCATCGCAACATGGCAATAGTGGTCAACCACAGCCCAACAAACAATCGCAACAAAATATGAGTAAAACTGGTTCTAAGATTATTCGACTGCAGCTAGATGAGGAGGTTAAGCTAAAGGAGTGTGCGAACGCATGGCGTCCACGACATTTACAATCGAATGATAATCAAGACAATGAGGAAAGCAAAACTCAAGATCTGTTCAAAAAGTTCCGATCCGTATTGAACAAGCTAACTCCAGAAAATTTCGATAAACTTGTACAACAAGTAAAAACGTTCGTTGTTGATACTGACGAACGGCTCAACGGTTGCATCAAGCTGATTTTTGAAAAGTCTATTTCGGAACCAAACTTTTCCGAAGCCTATGCCAAAATGTGCAAAGAAATAGGCAATATTGCACTTCTGGAAAACAACGAGAGTTCTAAGCAACACAATAATTTCAAAGGCCGCTTAGTAATCCAGTGTCAGCATGAGTTCGAACGTCGACGAAACGAACAAGCAAGTGCCGTGCGAGATAGTCGAGCCAAACTGGAAGCCAATAAAGGAATGGACAAGGCAGAATTCGAAGAACTGAAGGCACAGTTGGAGGAGAAAGAACTGAAAGTTAGAAGGAGAGCTGTTGGAACGGTTCGCTTCATTGGTGAATTGTTCAAACATAGCCAACTCACGCCCAACATCATGCATACCTGTATATCGGTACTGATCGAAGACAAAGACTACGATGAAGAAACCCTTGAGTGTCTCTGTAAATTGCTCACTACTATTGGCCAAAAGATGGAGAAAGAGCATGGTCAAGATTTGGGCAAGTACTTTGCTAAGATGGGCGAAATAGTAAAATATAGGGATCAATACAAAATAAGTAGTCGCATCCGGTTTATGATTCAAGATGTCATAGATCTGCGTCTCAAGAGCTGGCAACCTCGCCGGCAAGATTTGAACCCGAAGACGATGAATCAGATTGTAAAAGAACAGGAGACTGAACAGATGCAGATCAATATGAATTACATCGCTTCTCGAAGCAGTAAAGAAGGTGGTGGAGGTTATCCAGGAGACATGGGCGGCCGCGGAAGTCGCAGCGGCAATATGCAGGGAGGTGCAAGAATGTCTGGCCCAGGAGGTTATAATCAAGGATCCTTAGGGCGAGGAGGTAATCAAAGCTCAATGAAAAGCGGTCGCAAACAAACTGACGATGATGGTTTCCAACAAATTTCCAACAATCGAAACAACCGATCAGTCCCGATtgaccttaaaaaaattaattttccccCTGTCGTTAGTAATATTGATTTTGGTAAGCTGGGAGCTGCTGCCAATTATCAAGGATGGAACAAGAACAACAGTAACATATTCGCTGCCCTGAACAGTGAAGATTCAAATCAAGGAAGTATGCTGGATCGAGATGGTGATCGTGACCGTATTCGCGGTGGAGATCGCAGAGATCGTGACAGGGATCGGGATCGCGATCGAGATCGTAGGGACCGAGATCGTGACAGAGATCGAGATCGCAGTGGAAGCCACAACAAGAATTCAGGTGGCAAAGATTCTTATCATCATAAAGGTTCAATGGAGCGAGATCGGTATAACCGGTATGGTAGTAGTAATAGTCAAAATGACGACCCTATGTCCTCCCGGTCATCTCGAGAGGGCAGCATGAGACCCATGAGTGGTCAACACAGCAATAGCCAAATCCACGATCGAGACAGAGAACGCGATCGGAATATGGACCGAATGTCTTCGTCCCAACAAGGAGGCCGATCGTCACAGCAAAGACATATTCCACAAAGCGCACCTACATCGGGTTATTCGTCAGCTTCGGGTGGAATGGGCCCACCGAGCTCTGGCTTCGGCGGTCCCCCCAGTGCGCTGTCCAAGTCAGGTTCCGGACAACTGTACCAACAACAGCACATGCCACAATTTGCCATACCAAAGGATGTGGCCCGACGAAATTTCCTTCAGCCGGATAAACCGACTGAGGACATCCTACATAAGTTTTCCACATCTGTCAACATCGAGATGCACGAATCAGAATTTGAGGCTAGCGTGGATCTTCTGAAACCAGTTAGTCCAGACTACTACCATGCCGCTATAAGCACACTGTTCTTCGACAACGTCGATCGCAAAAATGAGACCCGGGAAAAGGTGGTTCAGGTTATTGCGTACATGTTCGAACACAAAGTGATAACCAAATACGACTACCTGCACGCCCTTGAAGAACTGTTCAAACTAGCGAACGATTTTATCATCGACATGCCCCAACTGTATAAGTATATGTCGACTTTCTACGTACTATTGCTCCACAACAAACAAATCAGCCTGCAGGACATCCATTCCGTGGCCGAACCTGTGTTTAGCTACAAGCACGGCGATATGTTGCTACCTGAGCTACTCCATTCGTACGATGCTCAGTACGGCAAAGATGCAACCGTAATGCTGTGGTGTGAATCATCGATGAGCTTCACATCATTTATCCGGAAGGAAAGAGTTGAAGAATGCCTCAATGAGTGCCGCGTGGGCTATCTGTTGGACTCTGGCAGAAAAGCTCTGGATATGGACACAGTTGCTAAGCAGATCAAATATTTCCTGAAGAGCGAAACTAAATTCGGAGACATCTTCAGCTGGATCTCGCAGTATGTTGGCCAGGAAAAACAAACTTCCAATGAATTTATCCGGATGCTGTGCAAGGTCGTGCTGGAGCACTGTATAGATAGTACCAAGAAGTTAAATCTGAAGGAATGTCGCAAGTGGCTCCAAATTCTACAGAAGTACATCGACAGCAAGCCTGAGCGGGAACTGCAGGCTATGTACGCGATCCAGCGGTTGGTGGTGGAATTGGAACATCCCCAGAATTTGCTGCGCTCGATTCTCGACCTGTTGTACGAAAATGATGTGATAATGGAGGGAATCATCCTCTGGAAGGATTCAGAAGATCCGCATGAAGCGGCCGGTAAGGGTGTGTGTCTCAAGGGAATAAACACGTTTATTACCCAGTACATGGAAAATTTGAGCGAAGAAGATAATTaa